TTTGGTTGTACACGCTATCAAATTGATTATTTATTGCGGAACAAAAGCTCCAAGACACTGCTGCAGTTGCTAGCTCATTAGCTGCTCAACTTTATGCGCTGGATATTCTTGCAGAAAACATCCAGGCACAGCAACTGTATTATGAATTTATGAAACAATTCCTTCTTTCCTTGAAGAGAGATCCGACTCCACCTACGGGATGACACAGACAATGTTACCCGTTTTATGATGCTAGCTCGAGAACCCATTATTCCTCACACTGACAAGCCATTCAAGGTATGAGATGCCGATAATCTTCAAACCGTTCATGCCCATCCCCTTGGTAGTGAAATAATATAAGATCATTACCTCTAGACCAGCATAGTCTTCTCTCTAGAAGAAGGACCTGGTCAACTGTTCAAAGCACTCGCGGTGTTTGCTCTGCGAAAAATCAACCTCACAAAGGTACTTTGTCATTTTCATTCTTGAAAACACTTATTATGCTCCCCCTTCTCGGTCCATCCCGCCTCCCAAGAGAGAACTTAGCAGCGCAACTTTGCTCTATATGTCTTGCAAATGGAAAGCCACCCACACAAGAAAAGGCCTCTACGTGTAGCTGATGATAACCGTTCTGCACTACTGAAGTAGGAACTAATTTTACCATTTAAGTTTCTTTAGGGTGTAGAATCTGAGATTTTTCTAAACTGCTTGTATAGACATGCTCCTCATATCACCCTTTTCACACTGTTGAGCCAGGCACTTCGACTACCTCTTCGATGTAGATCTTGAAGCATCAATGGCTGATCCAAATGCTCAAAATGCTCTTGAAAACTTGAAGGTATTGTTTTCTCAGTTATTATGTCAATGCGGTAAGCAAGAGCTGATTCAGATTCATTTTGATCCACAGGAATTCGCCACTTTCCTAAAAGTTCTTGGGAGCTACCTACAGATGTGAGTGAAGGGTGAAATGACAAGTGCCTCTATGGCCAATGAATAGTTGAGGATGGCAtctttttccttctcttctttattATTAGTTAGTGGTGAAGAGATCTTGTCGATTACTTTTGCAAATTCATAGTTGATTGTAGTTCATATCCCCACCCCGGAGTCGTTTTATCCTCTCTGGTTGTCGTGGAAAAGTGTTAGCACGTGGCACTAGCTGCCCTattcgcttgaactacttcagcagtacttttcaacgaacaatgtttttctcttacaataaatcagtaTAAACATCAATATAAACCAAATTTTAGTGTTCATTTCTGGTTGAAGTATGTCTCAGGAGGACCTCTATCTCTAATTCTATTCATGTCTCGAATTTCATATCAAGAACCTACAATTCATGTCTTATAATTTCATTCCAAGAACTTTGTGAAAAGATACGGTATCTGTTTACATATATAGAACCtaatagaaaagaaaaggagaTGATGGCTGGTAAACCTTTGGTACAATAGAACGTTGCTGGAGAATTCTAATCTGTCCTATTGATGATGCAACTGCGATGGTTAAGATTGAGCGTCAGGAAAACATTGCACTAGTGGTTATGTCCTGTtcttcagcactacttcagcGGTACTTTTCAACGAACAAAcattattttcctctcacaataaattagcataagcatcaacataagtcaaatttcagcgaaaaGCATGTGCTTTCCACTTCTCATGCCTGCGCGGTTTCTTCCACCACTTGTGTTTAAAATCTATATACTATATACATATACGTAGTGTAGATGGGGGTTGTTGCCTAACATTGCGTTGCAGATCCGATCACCTCTGCGGCTCTGCCTTCCTTTCATTTTCACAATTGCTGTGTGTGGCTCAAATAACAAACAGGAGATGGATGTCGAGTGCCTTCAACTCAACTTTCTTTTTTAACTCAAAACTTGTGATCAAAACTTAACTTGTTAAAAAGAACCCATACAGCTTTTGACCTCCAACTTGCACGCCGGACTCAAATCACGTCCCGGCCTCCAGCCAAGTGTACGTGTACGTGTAGCAGCGCTAATATGACTTTAattaatatatataaataaactCATAGTTGCTTAtatatgagaaaaagaaaagcTTTACTTTCCCTGCAAAAGCCTCAACGAACGAAATACTCCCTCTGGTAGTACTGTTTGCTTCGCTGAATGAAAAGTCaggctgaaaaatactatttgctgatttgttatgagagaaaaacacagtaCCATGGCTGGTAAGTTTAAGCGCAAGGTGGTACATTGACCAATAACTTTAATACAAAATATGGCATTTCAAAGAAAAGGTGACTAGGTATTTGGGATGTAGTTTTAGTGGTGAATCTAGTAAAATAATTTCTTTATGAGTACATTTCAAATCTACATTAACTTTTTTATATGTTCAcggtcaaataaaaaacaaagtagTGGTTTTATTTGGG
Above is a genomic segment from Miscanthus floridulus cultivar M001 chromosome 3, ASM1932011v1, whole genome shotgun sequence containing:
- the LOC136544708 gene encoding arogenate dehydratase 2-like encodes the protein MEPTRDGLKVAYQGCPGAYSEAAARKAYSSFCHTVPCEFFKTAFQAVETSIADQAVLPLENSLGGRIHRNYNLLLRHRLHIVGDVRLAVRHCLLANRGVKIENLRSAMSHPQVSFAQCEQTLTKLGIEHREAVDDTVGAAKLQDTAAVASSLAAQLYALDILAENLRDDTDNVTRFMMLAREPIIPHTDKPFKTSIVFSLEEGPGQLFKALAVFALRKINLTKVESHPHKKRPLRVADDNRSALLKHFDYLFDVDLEASMADPNAQNALENLKEFATFLKVLGSYLQM